The sequence below is a genomic window from Hydractinia symbiolongicarpus strain clone_291-10 chromosome 10, HSymV2.1, whole genome shotgun sequence.
tttttttaaataaatctgaTCTCATCTAAGACTTGCGACTTGCATCCAAAAAGTTTTATGCTATAACCCCGGGTCCTACTTAATGTTGAATCATGTATGTGTGAATAGCTCACACATGAAACACCAATTTCGTAGATAGTAAAAATTTGTCACATGATTCTATGTGTAGAGTAATTGTGAGTTAAgggattaaaaataataaaaattaccaaaatgtttaaaatttttgctttgtCTACCCATGCTATTATCTCAATTAGCCAGGTCACTGGGTTTTATCTCTCTTACTTATATTACTGcttcttaatatttttctttatatttctttatgTTATACACTTATCACTACTGGCTTGCTGGACCAGCAACAACCTTATTTGATCAGTATGGATAAAATCTTAACACCTCGAATCCCGTTGAATTGTGTTGGTTTTATTTGGCGTCATGAATCTCCCAGATTTTGATCCAGTAGTGGAAGCAATTTGCCTGTTTCACACTTGGATTCTCTTTGTTATTTTGGTGTGGATGCTGGACTGCTTTGCAAGCCTTGGTAGATGGGGAGTCATTGTGGGTGTCCTCCTGAGAGAGTATGGTGCTTGTGCTTCAGGTGTACgtgtgtgaaaaataaaataaatgaaataaaatgaaacaaaggAAGTTGTAAAATACATAAGAGAAAAAAGTAACAAGTAGAAGTTGTAAAAAAGAGAAGaaggaaacaaaaagaaattgtaaaaaagACAAAAGGAAACAACGAGACGTTGTAAAAAACAACGAGAAGTTGTAAGAAAGAGAGAACAGGCACTAATCTAGAAATTGGAGGCAGCGTACCTATGCTTACAAAAAGGGCAGTGGAAAAAATGGCCCCCACCATGGTTGggggccaaaaaaaatttggggtttGTGAACGCTCTAGAATGGCTAATATAGCATTTCCCAGGCTTATTTTGATAACATTCAACCAAGTTGTTTCTTCTCATCAGTACTTGTTTCCATTAGTATTCATTTAGAAACACAAAGCACAAGCCCAACTACATCACAACCATCAACGATAGTCGACGAAACAGTCACGCCGACTACGCCGTTGCCGGTACCATTATGAACGAACGAAGAAACAATGATTGCGTGATTAGCAAAATACTGACCACAGTCCCTTTCTTAAATTGTACTCAAATTACAACAAAGTATATTATGCATAAATCTTTCTCGGCGAAAAAGTATTGTTCTATATCATTCCGAAACTTTAGCTTATTTTCACAGAGACtttgttaacaatttttttcgttGAGAAAGATACTATATTTCCGATGAAAATATGCGTCTGTTACGATTTGTTTTCCAAATCTGTAAAACTCTGTCGACTTCCCTATTGGATAGAGGATTTGTTGCATGCGAGATGCGCATCAAGGCATCTAAACTTTTTTGGTCGAGATTGGTCCGTTTGTCGTTCATGATGAGCTTCATACGAGAAAAACCACGTTCCACCACAGCCTCTGATTGAGGCACAAGAGCATATAGACGAAGCAGAGTTCGAACATTCGGGAAGGCAGAAGAAACAACGCTATCACGCAAGAGATCGATTGCTGTTAAAGGTGATCGTTTCTTGTCGACAATACTTTTTAAGTCATCCTGGATTGCCTTAATCTCCCGTTTTGTCTTCCGCTTGTCAGCTTCAGCGTTGAGGAGTTTGGCTTTAGCGCTCTTTTCTTCACAGGATAATTCGGCCCTCAATGCAATCTTACGAGTtgtgacataatttttataacCCGCGTATTCCATTTGAAGAGACTCGTTTGTGCAATCAATGATAGGATTGCTTAACACTGTTCGGCCTTGATAGGTATCTTTAGCAGAGTTGCCGTAAAAATCAAACGCCACTTTTAAGGAATCGTTGCCATAATTTGAAAATGTTACGTCAGTCGATTCTGGTATACCAACAGGATCAAAAACTAATAAAGATTCCACGGGTGCCATGCAGGACATATCGAATGCTGCTTCCATCTCTCCTGAAAATTTCGAAAATTCAATTCAAAAGATTTCCAGGTCATAGAGTCAAAGCGTTATGGGTCAAATCAATTTTGTTCCCAGAGAGCCCCTTTTAGTTATGAAACAACGTTGTTACGACATTATTATAAAATATGCTATTGATGGCCACAATTTCTATTTGAATACTACCCTtaggaaaaatgaaaacaaacctaTAAATCCTGTGATGAATGGACTACCGTATTTCTCATGGAATTCTTCAGCATTGATAGAATAGTCGACTTTCAATCTTTTGCGAGTTCCGCGTGAAGCAACATTCTGTTTCGTGAACGATTCAACTTGCGTGAGAATTTCTTTGTGTGAATTAAAGCTTTTCAAATAAATGCTATTTTTATTCGACGCCATATCTCTCAAAATAGAAATTGTGGTAGCCATAACACGTCGTACTGCACCAAAATCTTTATGATCAGATTGTAAAACCATTGAAAGACCATTGATTACAGATAACACATCTTCGAGAAACGTTATCTGGAGAACTGTGTTCACATTCAAAAGCTCAGATCGATATCCTATCAATTCGGGCTTGGGATTTCGAGTAACAATATCGTCAAGGGCCGAAATGATCATCCCATATCTCTCTCTACAGCGTTTGCAAGCAGCGCCATGAGAGAGCCATCGCGTAACAGCAGCTTTTATGACATTCAGAGCCTTCAACCCGTACGCCTCTTGAATTTCTCTCAGGATGTATCGATTCTTGCTGCTGAAATGGAAAGTTTTCCACAGACCTAAAAGCAACGCATCGATTGTTTTGAGCCATGGGAAATCGTCCATCAAGTGCTTAAAACACAAAGCGAGACGATGGCAGC
It includes:
- the LOC130613111 gene encoding E3 SUMO-protein ligase KIAA1586-like, which gives rise to MPTKKRLEKKKNIEKLKAAKGSKTIAQCFSYKQDEASNSQSSSLVENSELITEDSSDEEVLEKTCSEEDSVTDKSDEDEDEVLNDPVPAPTENEQRPHIDHRLYDQSKYENIYPWLYYNQAIHGYMCKICDVYYATTACPSGGDRGAWSHKGVHFNENAGKKLKRHSKASRHIRAVNAMTNLRITDTLGNAPQVSVADRREANSLYVGKLIRIVHFLARNNLPVKALYPKMIDFLANEMEEPIIKQYLRNCAKNAQYTSHETCDGLLTALDEYLWKQTDERIQKSVDLVLFADESSNAARREMLGIFISSYDEDKQDLFMDFISLVEVSSTQSEIVMNAVVTVMKDRDIDIKKTRFSCLDGTNSMSGEHNGLQRRIRNYAPHAIYVNCRCHRLALCFKHLMDDFPWLKTIDALLLGLWKTFHFSSKNRYILREIQEAYGLKALNVIKAAVTRWLSHGAACKRCRERYGMIISALDDIVTRNPKPELIGYRSELLNVNTVLQITFLEDVLSVINGLSMVLQSDHKDFGAVRRVMATTISILRDMASNKNSIYLKSFNSHKEILTQVESFTKQNVASRGTRKRLKVDYSINAEEFHEKYGSPFITGFIGEMEAAFDMSCMAPVESLLVFDPVGIPESTDVTFSNYGNDSLKVAFDFYGNSAKDTYQGRTVLSNPIIDCTNESLQMEYAGYKNYVTTRKIALRAELSCEEKSAKAKLLNAEADKRKTKREIKAIQDDLKSIVDKKRSPLTAIDLLRDSVVSSAFPNVRTLLRLYALVPQSEAVVERGFSRMKLIMNDKRTNLDQKSLDALMRISHATNPLSNREVDRVLQIWKTNRNRRIFSSEI